Proteins co-encoded in one Kribbella solani genomic window:
- a CDS encoding penicillin-binding protein 2 gives MKKAAKRPVANRPAPRPKKKVRKPPRMLRLGRPMVRLRVTLGVMAFVLSLFAGRLVLLQGVDPDSYAQAATRENARTFILPASRGSIEDRNGVELAVTEDAVAITADPSQTKPVAQQLAAILAPKLTGTTSAKLIAAMTGKGRFTYLARQVTPPVWSEIQAEIKTQNAAITKQNKGKPQEQQAPLLIGLYTEQDPIRSHPIGSVAASLVGVTGHDGKGQSGLEYGLNDKLSGQDGKAMYEVDSNGNKIPNANHTVQDPKPGVGVQLTLDTDLQYFAEKRIQEAVEKYKASSGTVVVMDVKSGQLMAVANYPSFDPNKKKYTSADLSNPALERSYEPGSVQKVVTMAALADAGKINLNTKLKVPGSIDVQRRIIKDHWNHGELNLTISGVIAKSSNVGTIIAAQQMPIAQFVKYLHDFGFGEPTGLNFPGETKGLLTPGDEWPELTRSNVAFGQGLSVNAIQETAAVNAVANGGVYVPPQLVRNYVEADGTVVPNQAGAPRRVVSEKAAKEVTTMMEAVTAKKGTAPQAAIDGYLVAGKTGTAQQVDPKTGKYGKWATSFAGFAPADNPRFVTYVVLHDPSDGVRGGGLQGGPVFRDVMSYALQKYVVPPTGAQQPNIPLTW, from the coding sequence GTGAAGAAGGCTGCCAAGCGGCCGGTGGCCAACCGGCCGGCGCCGCGGCCCAAGAAGAAGGTACGGAAGCCGCCGCGGATGTTGCGGCTGGGGCGTCCGATGGTGCGGTTGCGCGTCACGCTCGGCGTGATGGCGTTCGTACTGTCATTGTTCGCCGGCCGACTCGTACTGCTGCAGGGCGTCGACCCGGACAGCTACGCGCAGGCGGCGACCCGGGAGAACGCCCGGACCTTCATCCTGCCCGCCTCCCGCGGCAGCATCGAGGACCGGAACGGCGTCGAGCTGGCGGTCACCGAGGACGCGGTCGCGATCACCGCCGACCCGAGCCAGACCAAGCCGGTGGCGCAGCAGCTGGCCGCGATCCTCGCACCGAAGCTGACCGGCACCACCTCGGCGAAGCTGATCGCCGCGATGACCGGCAAGGGCCGCTTCACGTACCTGGCCCGCCAGGTCACGCCGCCGGTGTGGAGTGAGATCCAGGCCGAGATCAAGACGCAGAACGCGGCCATCACCAAGCAGAACAAGGGCAAGCCGCAGGAGCAGCAGGCACCGCTGCTGATCGGCCTGTACACCGAGCAGGACCCGATTCGCAGCCACCCGATCGGCAGCGTCGCCGCGTCCCTGGTCGGCGTCACCGGCCACGACGGCAAGGGCCAGTCCGGGCTGGAGTACGGCCTGAACGACAAGCTGTCCGGCCAGGACGGCAAGGCGATGTACGAGGTCGACTCGAACGGCAACAAGATCCCGAACGCGAACCACACCGTGCAGGACCCGAAGCCCGGTGTCGGCGTCCAGCTGACCCTGGACACCGACCTGCAGTACTTCGCCGAGAAGCGCATCCAGGAGGCGGTCGAGAAGTACAAGGCCAGCTCCGGCACCGTGGTCGTGATGGACGTGAAGTCCGGCCAGCTGATGGCGGTCGCGAACTACCCGTCGTTCGACCCGAACAAGAAGAAGTACACCTCGGCGGACCTGTCCAACCCGGCGCTGGAGCGCAGCTACGAACCGGGCAGCGTGCAGAAGGTGGTCACGATGGCGGCGCTGGCCGACGCCGGGAAGATCAACCTGAACACGAAGCTCAAGGTGCCCGGCAGCATCGACGTCCAGCGCCGGATCATCAAGGACCACTGGAACCACGGCGAGCTGAACCTGACCATCTCCGGCGTGATCGCGAAGTCCTCGAACGTCGGTACGATCATCGCCGCGCAGCAGATGCCGATCGCGCAGTTCGTGAAGTACCTGCACGACTTCGGGTTCGGCGAGCCGACCGGGCTGAACTTCCCGGGCGAGACGAAGGGCCTGCTGACGCCGGGTGACGAGTGGCCCGAGCTGACCCGGTCGAACGTCGCGTTCGGTCAGGGCCTGTCGGTGAACGCGATCCAGGAGACCGCCGCGGTGAACGCGGTCGCGAACGGCGGCGTGTACGTGCCGCCGCAGCTGGTCCGCAACTACGTCGAGGCCGACGGCACCGTGGTACCGAACCAGGCGGGCGCGCCGCGCCGGGTGGTCAGCGAGAAGGCGGCCAAGGAAGTCACCACGATGATGGAGGCGGTGACGGCGAAGAAGGGCACCGCCCCGCAGGCCGCGATCGACGGCTACCTGGTGGCCGGCAAGACCGGTACCGCGCAGCAGGTCGACCCGAAGACCGGCAAGTACGGCAAGTGGGCGACTTCTTTCGCCGGATTCGCGCCGGCAGACAACCCACGGTTCGTGACGTACGTCGTACTGCACGACCCGAGCGACGGCGTTCGGGGTGGTGGCCTGCAAGGAGGACCGGTGTTCCGCGATGTGATGAGCTACGCGCTGCAGAAGTACGTGGTGCCGCCGACGGGCGCGCAGCAGCCGAACATCCCACTGACCTGGTGA
- the rsmH gene encoding 16S rRNA (cytosine(1402)-N(4))-methyltransferase RsmH has protein sequence MNAAERHVPVMLERVVALLAPALARPGAVLVDATLGLGGHSEAFLRQFPDVRLIGLDRDPAALRLAGERLAPFAERITLVHAVYDELPRVLAELGVPAIDGILFDLGVSSMQLDEAERGFAYAQDAPLDMRMDSTGPVTAADIVNTYSAAELARVLFQYGEEKFARRIADRIVRERETEPFTNSARLSELVRNAIPQAARRTGGHPAKRTFQALRIEVNGELEVLRRALPAALEALALHGRIVVMSYQSLEDRITKQVFAAATKTDVPDDLPVIPAGHEPYLKLLTRGAERPTEEEVAVNPRAASARVRAAERVREKGLVA, from the coding sequence ATGAACGCTGCGGAGCGGCATGTGCCGGTGATGCTGGAGCGCGTGGTCGCGCTGCTGGCTCCGGCGCTGGCCCGGCCCGGCGCGGTCCTCGTCGACGCCACCCTCGGCCTCGGTGGTCACTCCGAGGCGTTCCTGCGGCAGTTCCCGGACGTCCGGCTGATCGGGCTGGACCGCGATCCGGCCGCGCTGCGGCTGGCCGGCGAGCGGCTGGCCCCGTTCGCGGAGCGGATCACGCTCGTGCACGCCGTGTACGACGAGCTGCCGCGCGTACTTGCCGAGCTGGGCGTACCGGCGATCGACGGCATCCTGTTCGATCTCGGGGTCTCCTCGATGCAGCTGGACGAGGCGGAGCGCGGGTTCGCGTACGCCCAGGACGCGCCGCTGGACATGCGGATGGACTCCACCGGGCCGGTCACCGCGGCCGACATCGTGAACACATACAGCGCGGCCGAGCTGGCCCGCGTGCTGTTCCAGTACGGCGAGGAGAAGTTCGCTCGCCGGATCGCGGATCGGATCGTCCGGGAGCGCGAGACCGAACCGTTCACGAACAGCGCGCGGCTGTCCGAGCTGGTCCGGAACGCGATCCCGCAGGCGGCCCGCCGGACCGGGGGGCACCCGGCCAAGCGCACCTTCCAGGCACTGCGGATCGAGGTGAACGGCGAGCTCGAGGTGCTGCGGCGCGCGCTGCCGGCCGCGCTCGAGGCGCTCGCCCTGCACGGCCGGATCGTGGTGATGAGCTACCAGTCGCTGGAGGACCGGATCACCAAGCAGGTGTTCGCGGCCGCCACCAAGACCGACGTGCCCGATGACCTGCCGGTGATTCCGGCCGGACACGAGCCGTACCTGAAACTGCTGACCCGGGGTGCCGAACGGCCGACCGAGGAGGAGGTCGCGGTGAACCCGCGGGCCGCCTCCGCTCGCGTGCGGGCGGCCGAGCGCGTCCGGGAGAAGGGACTGGTGGCCTGA